One genomic region from Branchiostoma lanceolatum isolate klBraLanc5 chromosome 7, klBraLanc5.hap2, whole genome shotgun sequence encodes:
- the LOC136438476 gene encoding uncharacterized protein, whose protein sequence is MASGSEEMDLDTFYRAVWEGDVQTVRRGLEAGVDVTVKRKWGGLDRTSLHVASRYGQTEVVELLIECKADVNARDDLRRTPLHRAAEGGHTGTCELLIRHGADVTARDRLQSTSLHLAALEGHTGTCELLIRHGADVTARSKSQYTPLHRAAEKGHTGTCELLIRHGADVTARYELQYTPLHEAAEWGHTGTCELLIRHGADVTARDEVGKTPSDYADGPRTRRVLKIRENELIHEKSYHELLQKSGGVKVNRCKVFVFGNAKTGKSTLKKSLKRGSVAAFVQGLSKSSSAEEPHDPTPGVDVGMFHVPGVGEVSLWDFAGQAEYAVTHSMFMDAENTVFIVLYNIMDDSHTQGQEVHWWLSFIKACNPNRQPDVILVASHADKVSLTAGQRKAAHLLQLMTSEFKDHLRISDEVFLMNCKETRTPEMDRLKKLLATIKTSMLEHQRQMPKLCAKISKQLPGWCKKKCSPKCPVLRWPGYVDAVKEIDPHVEEDFLLKSTRFLDHLGEAIVTCPSASDPIIVLKPNWLCTDVIGPMMAPLNFPIPRPERTSEDYVTRAEIQRVFQDVADVDLLITLLQEFQLCHSYDGQTFIFPGLLTQTMPPDKWQLTQEPKVVYFGKQVQCADSTDMFSSGFFPRVQTRLMRELENRPLLWRDGAKCVDRNVEGLIKLSPDGRVVNICVRSAQGDKVQCGKMLQQLENIIADVLDECSPGTGTVEKVLSARALKEHREEFYSYGKEEISKAAAEGGTIVHPALGFTEQVSDLLCVETPLTRNRPKLVQALRHVEPILDRLLSRGILSQEECDIIRAKETPQDKARELLDIVERKGDRAAREFKAVLEEVNPHAAGMIQDGARGLLGREEDPLIKNRPELVRDLTSSAVMGGILNHLLSRDILSEEECGIIRANRTAQDKARELLDIVGRKGEAARRAFKEALEEVSPHLVELVE, encoded by the exons ATGGCTTCAG GTTCTGAGGAGATGGACCTGGACACGTTCTACAGGGCTGTGTGGGAAGGTGACGTGCAGACTGTGAGGAGGGGGCTGGAGGCTGGGGTGGACGTCACGGTCAAGAGGAAATGGGGAGGACTG GACCGAACATCCCTGCATGTGGCCAGTAGGTACGGGCAGACTGAGGTGGTAGAGCTGCTGATAGAATGTAAAGCCGACGTGAATGCGAGGGACGAC CTCCGGCGCACACCCTTGCATCGGGCTGCTGAAGGGGGCCACACCGGGACCTGTGAGCTCCTGATTCGTCATGGAGCAGACGTGACGGCCAGGGATCGG CTCCAGTCCACGTCCCTGCATCTGGCTGCTCTCGAGGGCCACACCGGAACCTGTGAGCTCCTGATTCGTCATGGGGCAGACGTGACGGCCAGGAGTAAG TCCCAGTACACACCCCTGCATCGGGCTGCTGAGAAGGGCCACACCGGGACCTGTGAGCTCCTGATTCGTCATGGGGCAGACGTGACGGCCAGATATGAG CTCCAGTACACACCCCTGCATGAGGCTGCTGAATGGGGCCACACCGGGACCTGTGAGCTTCTGATTCGTCATGGGGCAGACGTGACGGCCAGGGATGAG GTCGGGAAGACTCCGTCAGATTACGCAGACGGCCCGAGGACTCGGCGTGTTCTGAAG ATTCGGGAAAATGAACTGATACATGAGAAGTCGTACCACGAATTGCTGCAGAAGTCTGGCGGAGTGAAGGTCAACAGGTGTAAGGTGTTCGTGTTTGGGAATGCAAAAACTGGAAAGTCAACGCTGAAGAAAAGTTTGAAAAGG GGCTCCGTGGCTGCATTTGTCCAAGGACTGAGTAAATCGTCGTCAGCCGAAGAGCCTCACGACCCCACCCCAGGGGTGGATGTTGGGATGTTCCATGTGCCAGGAGTGGGGGAGGTCAGCCTGTGGGATTTCGCTGGGCAGGCGGAGTACGCGGTAACCCACAGTATGTTCATGGATGCAGAGAACACCGTCTTCATTGTGCTGTACAACATCATGGACGACAGCCACACCCAAGGACAAGAG GTCCACTGGTGGCTGAGTTTCATCAAGGCCTGCAACCCAAACCGGCAGCCTGACGTCATCTTAGTGGCCAGCCATGCCGACAAAGTGTCTCTCACAGCTG GACAACGCAAAGCTGCTCATCTTCTGCAGttgatgacgtcagagttcAAAGATCACCTCCGTATCTCAGACGAAGTCTTCCTAATGAACTGTAAGGAGACCCGAACACCTGAGATGGACCGACTCAAGAAGCTGCTTGCCACGATTAAGACGTCCATGCTagag CACCAACGCCAGATGCCCAAACTGTGCGCTAAGATCTCCAAGCAGCTGCCCGGCTGGTGTAAGAAGAAGTGCAGCCCGAAGTGTCCTGTACTGAGGTGGCCAGGCTACGTGGACGCAGTCAAAGAGATCGACCCACATGTGGAGGAGGACTTCCTCCTTAAATCTACAAGGTTTCTGGACCATCTTGGGGAG GCCATCGTCACATGTCCAAGCGCTTCTGATCCCATCATCGTCCTTAAGCCCAACTGGCTCTGCACTGACGTCATCGGTCCAATGATGGCACCACTCAACTTCCCCATTCCCCGCCCGGAGAGAACAAGTGAGGACTACGTCACCAGGGCCGAGATCCAGCGCGTCTTCCAAGACGTCGCTGACGTGGATCTCCTCATCACCCTGCTGCAAGAGTTCCAGCTCTGCCACTCCTATGACGGACAGACCTTCATCTTCCCAGGGCTGCTGACACAAACCATGCCTCCCGACAAGTGGCAACTCACGCAGGAGCCAAAGGTCGTCTACTTTGGGAAGCAAGTCCAGTGCGCCGACTCCACTGACATGTTTTCCTCCGGGTTCTTCCCCCGAGTGCAGACCCGCCTGATGAGGGAGCTGGAGAATCGCCCGCTGCTGTGGAGAGATGGAGCCAAGTGTGTGGACAGGAATGTGGAAGGTCTCATCAAACTCTCTCCGGACGGCCGTGTAGTCAACATCTGTGTCCGGAGTGCGCAGGGTGACAAGGTGCAGTGTGGCAAGATGCTGCAGCAGCTGGAGAACATCATCGCTGATGTGCTGGATGAGTGCAGCCCAGGGACAGGCACAGTAGAGAAGGTGCTCAGCGCTCGTGCACTGAAGGAACACAGGGAGGAGTTCTACTCCTATGGCAAGGAGGAGATCAGCAAGGCAGCAGCAGAGGGCGGTACGATCGTCCATCCCGCCCTCGGGTTCACGGAACAGGTCAGTGACCTGCTGTGTGTGGAGACCCCGCTCACCAGGAACCGCCCGAAGCTGGTCCAGGCCTTGCGGCACGTGGAGCCAATCCTGGACCGTCTCCTGTCACGTGGCATACTCAGTCAGGAAGAATGTGACATCATCAGGGCAAAGGAAACACCCCAAGACAAGGCAAGGGAACTGTTGGACATAGTAGAAAGGAAGGGCGACCGTGCAGCTCGCGAGTTCAAGGCCGTGTTGGAGGAGGTAAACCCGCATGCTGCTGGgatgatccaagatggcgcccgcGGCCTGCTGGGTAGAGAGGAGGACCCGCTCATCAAGAACCGCCCGGAGCTGGTCCGGGATCTGACGTCATCGGCCGTCATGGGGGGCATCCTGAACCATCTCCTGTCACGTGACATCCTCAGTGAAGAGGAGTGCGGCATCATCAGGGCCAACAGAACAGCTCAGGACAAGGCGAGAGAACTGCTGGACATCGTGGGCAGGAAGGGCGAGGCTGCACGCCGCGCGTTCAAGGAGGCCCTGGAGGAAGTCAGCCCGCACCTTGTCGAATTGGTGGAGTAA